One segment of Carya illinoinensis cultivar Pawnee chromosome 1, C.illinoinensisPawnee_v1, whole genome shotgun sequence DNA contains the following:
- the LOC122311570 gene encoding calcium-binding protein KIC — protein MEDNMKTTMKMEFEDLLPVMAEKLDVEAFVAELCKGFKLLADPERRLITPESLRKNSGLLGMEGMSKEDAEGMVKEGDLDGDGVLNETEFCILMVRLSPGMMEDAEAWLEKALDQERRKSSA, from the coding sequence ATGGAGGACAACATGAAAACCACCATGAAGATGGAATTTGAGGACTTGCTGCCAGTTATGGCAGAGAAGCTAGACGTCGAGGCCTTTGTGGCAGAGTTATGCAAGGGATTCAAGCTTCTAGCAGACCCAGAAAGGAGGTTGATAACACCCGAGAGTCTAAGGAAAAATTCAGGACTCCTGGGTATGGAGGGGATGAGCAAAGAGGACGCAGAGGGGATGGTTAAAGAAGGCGATCTTGATGGCGATGGGGTGCTTAATGAGACTGAGTTTTGCATTCTGATGGTGAGGCTGAGCCCCGGAATGATGGAAGATGCAGAGGCATGGCTCGAGAAGGCACTTGATCAAGAGCGCAGGAAATCTTCAGCTTGA